CGCACCAGCCGCGTCACGCCGTCGTGCGAATCGGCGCAGGCGGTCACGCACGCGTCGCATCGCGTGCATTTTTCCAGGTCCAGAACCAGCAGGCTCTGTGCCTCCATCAATCCTTGCGAAAGAAACCGTTCCAGCGGCACGCTGCGCACCATTCGCAGCCTCTCGCGATTGGCCTCCTGGCGCTCCGCGGCGATCTTCTCCAGCCCCAGCCGCACATCCGGAAACTGCTGGACCATGGCGCGGAAATCCTCCGCGGATATGCGCACTAGCTCCACGTGGTCCAGGGCCGTGCACGACGCCGTGCGTCCTCCGCCTCCGAGCAATCCGATTTCGCCGAAGTAATCGCCGCGGCCAGGATGATCAGCGCCTGTGGTGAGAGGCGGATGCCGTCGCCTTCCCCGCTGGCGATGAGGGCAACTCCAGCGAAGCTTACGAACACGCCGCCCCAGCCTGCGGCCGTCAATTTTTCATGCAGCCAGAATCGCGC
The genomic region above belongs to Terriglobia bacterium and contains:
- a CDS encoding cyclic nucleotide-binding protein, producing the protein MGLLGGGGRTASCTALDHVELVRISAEDFRAMVQQFPDVRLGLEKIAAERQEANRERLRMVRSVPLERFLSQGLMEAQSLLVLDLEKCTRCDACVTACADSHDGVTRLVR